CCTGGTGGGGTGTGCCCTTGCGTACGCGCTGCACTGGGCGCAGGGGTTCAACGCCGTCTACGCCGTTCTCGGGCAGCGCTGGAGCCTGCCGGCCGCGTTCGTGGCCATGTCCGCCGCGTACGCGCTGCACGTGCCCAATCCCTGGATGACGCTGCTGATCGCCGCCGTCGTGGGCGCGGGGTGCATCCGGCCCGACGCGGGGCTCAAGGGGGCGCTCAGCAACCGGGTGCTGGCGTACCTGGGCTCCATCTCCTACGGGCTGTACCTGATGCACATGCTGGCCATCAACGTCACCAGGCGCCTGCCGCTTTCCGGGTGGGGGATGTACCTGGTGGCGGTGGCGATCAGCGTCGTGGCGGCTTCGGTGAGCTACCGCTACTTCGAGACGCCGCTGCAGGCGTTCAAGGACCGCATCGCCGGCCGCCGCCCGGCGCCCGGCTGGCAGAACCCGGCGGGACCCGCCGTCGTCCCCGCCGCGCCGTCGGGGGACGGCACCGCCGCGGCGTAGCGTGGGAAAGCCGTTCACATTCCGCGACCGCCTCGTCAACTGGGCGTCGCGCCGGATGCCGGTGAAGTGGGCGCGGTCGCGGCTCACGGCGCCGGTGGCCAGCATCACCTTCGATGACTTTCCCAGGTCCGCGTGGACCGCGGGGGGACCCCTCGTGGAGCGCTTCGGGGGACGGGCCACCTACTTCACGGCGGGCCGGTTCTGCGGCATCCGCGAAGAGGGGATCGACTACTACGATGCCGACGACCTGCGGGCCCTGCACGCCGCCGGGCACGAGGTGGGTTCGCACACGTACTTTCACCGGTACGTTCCCGAGGTGCGCTCGAGCGAGCTGCTGGCCGACGCCCAGCGGAACGCCGACTTCGTCCACGGCATCCTGGGCGACGTGGAAATGACGAGCTTCGCCTTTCCCTACGGCGACGTTTCGCCGCGCACCAAGCTGCTCTTTTCGCGGCTGTACCCCTGCTGCCGGGGCATCCGTCCGGGGATCAACGCGGGGTTCCTGGACCTGGGGCAGCTCTGGGCGGTGTCGCTGGAGGTGCGCCACTGGTCGGCGGAGCGGATCGAGCAGCAGGTGGCGGAGGCAAAGGCCTGCAACGGGTGGATCGTCTTCTTCACCCACGATGTTTCCGACTCGCCCGCGCCGTACGGCTCCACGCCGGCCATCCTGGAGCATGCGCTGCGGACGGTGGCCGCCGCCGGGATCGAGGTGCTGCCCGTCCGCGACGCGATCCGCCGGGCGACCGCGTAGTCATCCATCGACGAAGGGCATCACGCAGAGACGCGGAGACGCAGAGAGAGTTCTTCTCGCCGCGCCTCCGCGTTTTTTGCGTGATCGCATCTCCTAGCCGGACTGCCGGCGGTCGCGCAGCCAGCGCTTCAGCTGCTTGGCGTGATCCAGCAGCCCCGTGCTCTGCAGTGCCGCCCGGGCCACGCCCTTCGCCGCCTTGCGGGCCCGCACCTTCAGCGGGGGCGTGCCCACGGGGCCGGCGATCCTCACGTGGGTGGCGTACAGGTACTTGTACTCCTCGTCGCCGATCAGAAAGTCGAACTCGGTGTCGCCCCGGCGGAAGCTGTCCTCCATCATCGCGTGCTGAAGAAGCCTGCCTGGGGAGTACTTCTGCAACTCCACGTCGTACGCTGGGATCCACGAGGCGAAGCGCCCCTCGTGCAGCACGCCGAAATGCACGGCGGCCAGCCGCTCGCCCGCGTACAGCGACGAAATCGTGAGGAGTCCCGTGTCGCGCAGCCGCTCGAACAGCTCCACGTTCCGCCGGTCCGCGAACCCGTCTCCCACGCCGGTGGCGCGGTACTGCCGCGACTTCCACTGCAGGCAGCGCTGGAAGGCGGCGGGATCGGGGTCGTCCGCGACGTAGCGGATGGGGCCGACCTCCGCCTCCAGCTTTCTTCCCTTGCGGCGCGTATCCGTTTGCTGGGGGAGGCGCGCGGCGGCCTCTTCCCACGACGGCGTGCCCCGCCAGTCCAGGTAGGGGCAGGGCTCGCACTCCGGGGGCGCGCCGGCGCCCTTCCACTCGGCCAGGGTGACGGTGCCCCGCAGCGCGACGGGAATCCACGCCACGGGGCGGACTCCCGTGGGAGGGTCCGCGGCGGCCGGCTCCAGGAAGTCCACGAAGGGAGCCCCCGTCACGGGTGTGCCGTCCACCGACAGCACCCGGAACACCTGCCCGGCCACGGAAACCAGCGCCGGCTCGCATCGCCGCCCGCTGAACCGCGCGGCCGCCAGGGCGTGCAGGAAGGGATCGGACGAAAAGAAGTTCATCCCCCGCGCCCGCGCATCCGCTGGCGGAGCACCAGCGCCACGAACCGTGTGTTGGTGATGGCGTAGCGCTTCCACAGGCGGCGCGGCTCCACCGCCAGCCGGAAGAGCCATTCCAGCCCCGCGCCGCGCAT
The DNA window shown above is from Longimicrobium sp. and carries:
- a CDS encoding polysaccharide deacetylase family protein — encoded protein: MGKPFTFRDRLVNWASRRMPVKWARSRLTAPVASITFDDFPRSAWTAGGPLVERFGGRATYFTAGRFCGIREEGIDYYDADDLRALHAAGHEVGSHTYFHRYVPEVRSSELLADAQRNADFVHGILGDVEMTSFAFPYGDVSPRTKLLFSRLYPCCRGIRPGINAGFLDLGQLWAVSLEVRHWSAERIEQQVAEAKACNGWIVFFTHDVSDSPAPYGSTPAILEHALRTVAAAGIEVLPVRDAIRRATA
- a CDS encoding GNAT family N-acetyltransferase, with amino-acid sequence MNFFSSDPFLHALAAARFSGRRCEPALVSVAGQVFRVLSVDGTPVTGAPFVDFLEPAAADPPTGVRPVAWIPVALRGTVTLAEWKGAGAPPECEPCPYLDWRGTPSWEEAAARLPQQTDTRRKGRKLEAEVGPIRYVADDPDPAAFQRCLQWKSRQYRATGVGDGFADRRNVELFERLRDTGLLTISSLYAGERLAAVHFGVLHEGRFASWIPAYDVELQKYSPGRLLQHAMMEDSFRRGDTEFDFLIGDEEYKYLYATHVRIAGPVGTPPLKVRARKAAKGVARAALQSTGLLDHAKQLKRWLRDRRQSG